Genomic DNA from Oncorhynchus tshawytscha isolate Ot180627B linkage group LG04, Otsh_v2.0, whole genome shotgun sequence:
TACATATTGTAATACTCTGACTGCAGAAGGGGACCCTCTAATGATAATGAGTGTAGCGTGTCAGCTAGGTATTTTCCTTTCTCGCTGAAATGATTCAGCTCCTCCCTGAGAACAACTCTTACATTCCGGAAACATGGATCCCTATTGATGCACTCCAGAACATCCCGGAGGAAAATAGGAGAGTGGGCGTGGTCACCTATAAATCACCCAATCAGTTCTTGGTAGGACTTCTCATATTGAGCATCTATTCCATAATTTAATTCAATCATTCTTCCAATTCAGTAATTTCAAATAAATCAAACATTTTGTGGTTTGATGGACTGGGCTTTCATGAAATCGCAGCACTCATAATCCTCCATGTCATTATCACCCTCTTCTATCCAGTTTAAAGAGGAACTCGTGAGAACCATGGCCATACGGATCGAGTTGGATGGCGGCAGACGACTTGAGAACTTGATCACTCCACTCAAGATGAAGTTCAAATTGCTTGACCCTATAATACCAGTAAATTGTCGTCATAAGATTTAGGATGTTCCTGTAATTGCGACATACAAATGTTTTGAGATAGTGACAGATTCttggttgttttggctctgtactccaggactatgaggttaaagtgcagactgtcaagCCCACATTTtcgggtattttcatccatatcgggtgaactgtttcgaaattacagccctttttgtacatagtctctccattttaggggaccaaatgtATTGGGACTCATTCATTTATATGTGTATTGAAGTaatcaaaagtttagtatttggtcccatattcccagCACACAAttattacatcaagcttgtgaatcTACAAacctgttggatgcatttgctgtttgttttggttgtgtttcagattactttgtgcccaatagaaatgaatggtaaataatgtgttGTTTCAttctggagtcacttttattgtaaataacaatataatatgtttcttaaCACTTGAACACATTAATgtagatgctaccatgattacggatagtcctgaatgaatcgtgaataatgttGAGTGAGAAAGTTGCAGACGAACAAGTATCATTCCCCCCAACAAAAATGcaaacctcccctgttattgtaatcgTGAGagtttagcatgtcttgggggtatgatatttgtgcatctgtaactttctcactcgtcATTAATTATTGttataaacggttcacccgatatggatgaaaaaacCCTCAAATGAAAGCGGACAGTCTGCATTTGAACCTCATAGTCATCACATCCAAAatactggagtacagagccaaaacaacaaaaaatgtgttacTGTCCCAATAATTTTGTAGCTCACTGTAGTTCACAGTTGATTCTATTAGTGCATTACCgaatcagtgatttatttttctCTACAGGTGAATTACAGCCTGTCGTGTCAATATTTCAATGAATATGGTGGGTTGATTTCTGTTACagtatgtaggcctacagtaactGTGTTTACATAAAACTACAGTCCATTGCATACCACAGTCCTTTGCATAACATTCTGTTGTTGCCTCATATGGCAATAGAAGCTGTACACGTACTGACTGCATTTGAATGACTAAAAAAGGGTACTCTCTTCCACACAGGGAGCATAAGCCTCCCAGACACTGTCTTTTGGAAGACGGATGGATGCGTTACTAAGATCAACGACAGCGTGGTGGAGTGCCTCTGTAACCACGCTACGCCGTTCGCCGTGCTGCTGGTGAGCCATTTATATCTACCAATTCATCTACATCATCCTATCATAAATGTCACCTGGTGATAGTCGTCATGCCGTATCCGTTCTTATCCCTTCCAGATCGCCGACCTATCTATTGACGGTGTGCACTGGCAGGTCTTGTCTTACATCAGCTACATTGGCTGTGGCTTGTCGGCCTTCTTCACCGCCATATCCTTCCTCACCTACGTCATCACCACGTATGTGACCCCCACCTCACCAAAATGCCGCCTGCCCACTTTTCCCTTCGTTCTCCATTTTGAATTGGATCTCTTCCGCTGTATGTTTCATCCCGTGTCTATTTCCGCATGGCCCGTGTAGTCCCTGCGCCTGTATAGATGACTGCACCCGTACTAGTCATCTATCCACGctgttttatcagttgtctgATACGGTTGTGCCCTTGCTTTAGGAACTCCAGGGTGGACAACGCCAACAGCATCCACGTGTCACTGAGCGGGGCTTTGTTCCTGCTCAACACCTCTTTCCTGCTCAACGAGTGGGGGGCCAGTCTGGGCATCAGGGGCGTGTGTGTCTTCATTGCGGCGGCCATTCACTACAGCCTCCTCAGCTGTTTCACCTGGATGGCCATTGAAGCTGTCCACCTGTATCTCCTCCTGGTCAAGGTGTTCAACACCTACTACCGACACTATATGGCCAAGCTGTCTGCCATTGGCTGGGGTAAGTGAATCAGTTCTAAACATGCTCATTCAGGTGAGAGACACAGTGGAACAAGAGTTTGCGGACATGGAACCGTGGTCGGACATGTGAATACACTCATCCCGTGTGTGCACTGTTCAGGACTCCCTGGTATCGTTGTGGGAGTTTCATTGGCGGTCAAGGATATCAAACCGTTATATGGACCTACAGAAATGACTATGGCAGACACTAACCAGACAAATACAATGTGAGTAAATGTTATCTTTCTCTTTTTGAACGTTCACTTTTTATCAGTACAATTTCAGGGGTGGCCCAATGTACAGCATATAGATGTTCCTAATGAACGTTCTATGTGGAGAATGTTGAGGACAAGGTGAATATGATTATGTGTATTGGTAAAGGCCAGATGCAGTTTGTCCAGTAGAATCACAGTTTAATCACTGCGTCACTGCGTTTTAACCAGGGCTCTCTCCCCACCCCAGCTGCTGGATCACGGACATCCCCTTCTTCTACAGTATGAACCTGGCCTACTTCACCATCATCTTTGTCCTTAACTCTGGCATTCTGTTAACGGTGACCACCCGGATCTGCCAGCTGCAGCGCTATGGCAGTAAGGGCAAGCCTGGGAAGGCAAGCCTGGCCTGGAAGGACATCGGCACCGTCCTGGGTCTGACCTGCCTGCTGGGCATCACCTGGGGCCTGGCCTTCCTCAGCTACGGCTATGTCAACCTTCCCATCCTCTACCTGTTCAGcattttcaactccctccaaggTGACCCAGGGAACATCACGAAAgacagggacagaaagagatagtAAAGCTGATGTTGAGGggtggaagagaagagagtggagatCAAATAAGATTATGTACAAATTGAGAGGAGTGTCAGGTAGAGAAAATGTGGCCCTATGATCTTGAAAGCACCTATTATTGAGCGCCTATGTGGGTGGAGTCTGAGTGATgatctgtctgtgtttctctctcgaAGGATTCTTTATATTCCTATGGATCTGTGGCACTGCCAGGAAAGACAGGGAGCGGGCGGCGAATACCAAGAGCACATCAGCAGCTCTGAACACCTCTACAGCCAAACCCAAGGAGGAGATGTTCCCTGGCAACAACCCCTACCAGTAAACAATGTCTGTCTACAATGGAGATCACCCATATCTTCTTAGATGGCAAGGGGAGTTTTGGCTTTTGTGTCTAATGGCATATGcattgtctctttctttctctttcaaaTTGAGTTATGGTTTCTACACCGGttgtgtgcgtgtgagtacctgtgctgtgtgttttgggcttttgTGGCCTTGTGGATGGAGCAGATGactacgggtctcgtcccgtgtgttaaccATCGTGCGCGtttgttatttattcgaggtactcctcactcttttgtttgggtttcaaccctgtgtctttgttacgtgtttgtttggtcttcgtccccgtgcctttacacggcacgccgtaatttggggctgaatataaaaaactattacgcattcctgcgcctgtctcccgaatccATTTATACCAACGTGACATGCATTTTCTTCTGTATCATTCCAATGTATTTATTGGGAAAGTGCTTTGAGGGAATAATTTTACTTGAAGTGTACGTTGTTTATGATTATCAACCTTCATTAAATATCCGATCTCAAGTTGCGGAACTGACTGGTGCATAATTAGTCAGTGGCAAACCAAAGGATTTAGTTTCCTGCATACCATTTAGTTTCCTGCATACCATTTAGTTTCCTGCATACCATTTAGTTTCCTGCATAAACCTTTTCACACCGCCTCATCATTATTAGTTTCACAATCAATCACTTGATTTTCTAACTCAACTATGGAAAGTGTGTTGCAATCTGGTAATGTTTTCTACATTTGAACTAATATCACTTCTGCAGAAAGTGTCTCACTGGAAGCACTAGGTTCTCAAATGCACACACGATTGCCCATTTGCATATGATTGTGAAACAGAGACATCCTCTTTTCTAGCAATTTTCTGGTGAGTGTCAGAATGAGTCTTAGAGATGCTGAGAAATGCCACCATataggattttttttgttgatgatTCTCACTGAAATGTTTTGATTATATTGATTTACCTAACattaacccccccacccccacccaaagGACTACAAAGGACATAAGCTTTCAAGCTTTATTGTGTTATTCTTGATTTTTTCTTAAATTGTATGTGGAGACGTCTTATGAACagtatgttttttaaatttatattGTCTAATAAATATAAGTGTTGTATTCATTACATGCTGTGTCTACAATAGCCTACTTTTATTCACCCAGTTTTGTAATGCCATAGCCTACAGTATACTCAATTAACTTCCTGCGCATACAAATATGTCCAACCCCCTCTCTAATTATAGTAATGATATAAAACCAGGAAACAACAACACACGAGCAAAGATCAACTAACAAGACAGACCATTAGCCCATCAGCAGTCACAgactgaaagagggagagagggatgaagaccaGTTATTTCATTCTAATATTTATATGCATCCCTGCAACCCTGAGAACCAATGGTAAGCTCCTGTTTGTTTCTATGTGTCGAGCAAGTGTTAAAATGGATGACACGTGTGGATGAGTATAGGTCGAGGTTATGTAAACATTTTTGAACAAACATGGACATTAGTGAAAAGGGGTGGACCAGTTAATTGTATATCTGGGGTGGCCAATCCTGGCCTGGGGAACTATCATTTTCAAATAAGATACCTAATCAAGGtctgttaaaaaaatatacacgATTAGTTCAACCAGGTGTGTCTCAACAGGGCTGAAAAAAAGCATGCACTCACTGTGGCTCTCGAGGACCAGGGTATGCCACCCCGGATTGACGTGGTCCCCACTGAGTTTTTGTCATCATCATTGGCTTTAGTGCCGACAGTAGTTTTTCATCTGTTTGTTTTGATGTGTTTGTCTTGAGATGAAGCATTGGTACCTTGTATGGATTTTTGTCGTTTCCAGAGTGACATAAGGATTAACCTTGTCAATAACGTTTCCAGACAATCTTCCAAACTGTAAAGATGCTCTTCGAGATTGTCTTCGCCCCGAAGTGGTGTGGACCAGGTACTCCAATAAAAGTCCTTATCCCCTATTGTAATGGGATTTTAATGTGCCACGGatattacaacaaaaaaaagccAGTACCTGTTTATTCTTTTAACTACACAGTTAAACATCTAGCTAGTCCATATGGGAATGTCCATTAagttgacattttagtcatttagcgcTTTCATCCAGAGCACCTTATAGTAGTGAGTGGACACATATTTGTACTTTTACATACTTGTCCCCCGAGGGAAACAAACCCACAATCCTGACGTTGGAAGCACCATGCGCTACTAACTGAGCTATATGGGATTTGATAACCATTTGATATCCATTCATTACATTGATTCAGTTGAATATAAGAAAAAGGGCTCAAATCATGTAAGATGATGTGTGTTTTCGGTAGGTGTTACGAGGATAGAATTACAATATGCATTCTAATGACCAGAATGCCCAtcccaaacttctacagatggtCTGTCAACTCATCCAATAAGGTGAGATCATGAATTCATTGCTGTTGATCTCACAACCTTCTGGTTCAGCCATATATACCGGGGTGCAGCAACAAAGACTTTCAGACAGAGTCGAGTCTCTTGTTGATTTGTTTTTTATTGCTGCGTATTGCAATTTTCGGTATTTCCGATGGATATGTTGCACTTAAAACTGTAATGTCCATTAATTCCACCATAGGCAGAAAAGAGCACGAATTCTGGACACATAGTGCACATTCCTGCACATGTTCTCCAGAGAAGCAAGAGGAACGACTCTAATAGCACTGACTATGTGCAAATTACAATGGCTGTACTCAACAGCTCTCTATTCAAGGTTGGTAACTGACTCAAACAGTAGGCTATTCTTAGTTTTAGCTGAAACCAACCAATGGTAATGGACAAAATAGTACCACTATCCGTAATACAATTCAGCACTACAGTAAAACAAtgaatatattatttagtatcaTGAAGTAATTTATTGAGGAAGGGTTTTATGAAAGGCACATAAGACCTCTCTGAATGACGTTTGCTCGTCTGCTGTTGCTTTCTGTTGCACTTCCCTCCAATGTTACCAACAGCTTGGTCCGGTTCGAGGCTCTAGATCAGGGGAAGTCCTGGGGCAGTCTGTGCTGGCTGTGAGGGTGGGGGACCACAGTGTGAGTGACCTTGACCAGCCTGTCCGAATCACCTTCAGAAACACAAATGTGGTGGGTGAATGGAGTCCACTTGAACGTTCGACACTTACTGGCGGAATGTGACTGTGCACCTACTGTATCTCTGAGGCAAATATTAGTCTAGTCTATACTTCAATGAACAGTGTGTGTTTTACATTGCCTTTGTTTCAGACTGAGAGAGGGACTTGTGTTTTCTGGAAGGACTCAGAAAATAAGAATGGCGAAGGTAGGGGCTATGGCTTGACTCATCTTTTAGTGGTGGAACCAATGCGGTGGACTAGCATGTTCTTTTCCTGTGTGGGCatttgtgggtgtgtgggtgggtgttgaACTCTTGTACCTtcgttatatgtgtgtgtgtgacttttgtGGCTTTTCTGTCTGCAGGGGACTGGAGCTCAGAGGGTTGTATTACCACCCTCATTCACGGAGAGTTTGTGTGCAGCTGTAACCATCTCAGCTTCTTTGCAGTGCTCGTGGTAAATACGTGCTACAGTTGTTGTATAGGTCATTACTTTAGTTATTTGAATAACTCTATACAAATCATAACTGTGTGCAAAGACTGATATAGAAGTCTTCAAAACACTcactttaaagggatagttcactcaaatGACAAAATatcatattggtttccttactctATAAGCAGTCCATCGACAAGGTATGACAGAAATTCATGCTTTGGTTTGTTTACCTGGCCATCGTTACCAAATGCTAATGTTttggcacaaatccaatgcaaggCAACGATACAGATATTAGCATATTTTGCgcttcatgtccaaatcatctacAAGTAACTTAATTGCGCTACGCAATCAATTGTAGATACTTTAAGATAATTTGGACATGAAGTCCAAACAATGCTAATAGGTACCATTAACTTGCATTGGAAATgttaacttcttagggctgagatcccgctaacggaatcgatatgacaacagccagtgaaagtgcagggcgccaaattcaaaacaacagaaatcccatgattaaaattcctcaaacatagaagtacttcacaccattttaaagttacacttcttgttaatcccaccacagtgtccgatttcaaataggctttacagtgaaagcatcacaaacgattatgttaggtcagagccaagtcacagaaaaacatagccatttttccagccaaagagaggagtcacaaaaatcagaaatagagatagaattcatcactaacctttgatgatcttcatcagatgacactcataggacttcatgttacacaatacatgtatgtttttttcgataaagttcatttttatatcaaaaaatctcagtatacattggcgcgttatgttcagtagttccaaaaacatctggtgattttgcagagagccacatcaagttacagaaattctcataataaatgttgatgacAATACAAGTGTCATGCATGGAACTTTAggtacacttctccttaatgcaaccgctgtgtcagatttcaaaaaagctttacggaaaaagaaaaccatgtaataatctgagtatggcgctcagagaccaaacaggccaaaaagatatccgccatattgtgcagtcgtcagaagtcagaaataacattataaatattcacttacctttgatgatcttcatcataatgcactcccaggaatcccaattccacaataaatatttgttttgttcgataatgtccatcatttatgtccatataGCTACTTCTGTTAGcgcgttttgtaaacaaatccaaactcatgaAGCGCATTCACTTGGAGctgttccgttacagtccgtataAACATGTGAAACGATGTATAGAATAAATCTTTAGGAAGTTTTTAACATAagtcttcaataatgttccaaccggagaattcctttgtcttcagaaattcAATGGAACGTGAGAGAACTCTCACGTGAACAAGCGTCACGagcttgtggcactctgccagaccactgactcaaagagcccttatgagcccctcctttacagtagaagcctcaaacaagtttccaAAGACTGTCGacctctagtggaagccttaggaagtgcaacatgaccaatgtcccactgtatcttcaatagggaatgagttgaaaaatgaccaacctcagatttcccacttcctggttggattttgtctcaggtttttgcctgccatatgagttctgttatactcacagacatcattcaaacagttttagaaacttcagagggttttctatccaaatatactaataatatgcatatattagcaaattGGTCTGAGtatcaggcagtttactctgggcaccttattcatccaagctactcaatactgcccccagacaTAATAAGTTTTAACTATCACTTTAATAATTACATCATTTTTTTGTATGGTAAGTCCTAGCTGGTAACATACTCTTGATTCCTTATCCTTTTTTCTCACTGACAGAACTCAAAGTTGTCGGTAGACCCTGTGAATGTGGCCAACCTCGGCTACATCTCCTACATTGGTTCATTATTCTCTGTGGTTTTCACCACAGTAACCCTTGTCATGTACACTTGTCTTAGGTAAGTATTCTCTCTTCATTGAAAATAAACAGAGTAGGTAAACCATTCACAATGCAGCTACACAATAGTACACATTCACAAATGTATGTGTCAAATATATTGAGCAATAAAATAGAGGTAAGCAAGAGACCTCACTTCAGCCCTTTAATCTGTACACAGACAAAGGCAGAAATATAGCATAAATGGTATACATCATGTAAACATCTCTGTGGGCCTGAGCCTCTTGTTTTCTGTCCCCATAGGAAGGGGCATTCTGAACAGTCAATATCTATTCATGTGCAGCTGACAGGAGCGCTCCTGTTTCTACACCTCTCCTACCTCTTGAGCGAGTGGTGGGTGTGGcgtgaggctgatggggctgaggGACATGTCTGTCTGGCCTTTGGGTTGCTACTGCACTGGGCTCTCCTGTCCACCTTCACCTGGCTGGCCATTGAAGGCTTCCATCTCTACATGCTGTTAGTCCGCGTCTTCAACATCTATGTCAGGAAATACCTGCTCAAACTGAGCCTGGTTGGATGGGGTGAGATCACAAGTTCCACTCATAagtctgtttttctttctttgaCAGTTGAGCGATATTCTGCACCATACAATGTATAGTCTAAATGCAGTCCTTGATTCCAGGCATACCCACTGCAACTGTGACGGCCTGTCGTTTCTTAGGAGTCTACGGCATACACAGCTTCTACATGACAGGGGCCAATAACGGCTCATCAACAGACATGTGAGGTTCAATTCACAGTATTTTGTCATAGGAAGCTAATatttaaatatactgtatatgtagccATGAAAACAAGCAAAGGTTCAAATGGACTCTTGTCTAACTGCAGATGTTGGATAAGCAGTGCAACAGACAGCCCTGGAGTGGTGGTCAGCTACATCACAGTGAGTGGATACCTGGGCCTGGTCTTCCTCTTCAACACAGCCATgctaggtgtggtggtggtgaagctgtgggggcagagaggggagggtagaatgTGGAAGGATTGGGCCACGGTCCTGGGGCTCAGCTGTGTGCTAGGAGTACCATGGGGGCTGGCGTTCTGCACCTACggccccctttctctccctgggCTGTACCTCTTCAGTATATTCAACTGCTTCCAGGGTCAGTATCCTATCACACACAACCTCTCTAAGGAATGATATATGATTGACTGCTTTAAACCTGAGTGATCGCTGAGTGATTTGTTGCTTTTCAATCCCTCCAAAATGATTACTACTACAGGTGTCTTCTTGTTCCTGTGGTTTCTTGCCCTTTCACGTAAGGGCCGCCCAGAGCACTCCTCTGTGAAAGACTCTTCCAGTCAAAAGATGATGGAGACAAACTTCAACTGATACTGTGGGACTTGCAACACATTCCAGCATACCTTTTAATAGTGTTTGCAGACCAAGTCCTGAGTATAAAACAGCGGGGAAAGTATAATTCATTTCTTCCTGGTATGGACCTCTTTACCGAAAATAAATGTATGGGCCTAAATATAGAATTGCATATAGAATCCCTATCAATTCAATAGCATTTCTCTGGGCCTAGTGGTAAAGATTTGACATGAAACGTTTCAAATGTATGACCTTTTATTTTGGCATCAACaaaaccagtcatgatgttttaaTCAGCTTGTCAAACATCGGCCCTTTTACTAGGCTACCTGAGCACGTTTATCCACTCACAACATATTTCCAGCCCCCAAACAATGGTGAATTGAAAGAGACAGCTGttacacaaaacaccaaaaagtgtcaTGACATTTGGCGTTTGTATTTAGGCCAGAATATATGTGTCCACTGCTGTCTGCATGCGTCTTGGTGTCGGCCACTGATCTCTGCCGTGGCATAATTTCAGTGTTTTTACATGACATTTTGGAGCATAGGCCTACCACCTGTTTTCATGTCCATTTGCAAAATGTTCATGCCTCTGCCAAGCGGTAATAATTTAAAAAAGTGGTGTAAAAGCCTAcagtttttaaaacattttgatttCAATTATTGTGATATATTGTATTTTACCGGTACAGCAAACCCTCGCTATTTATTTTGTGGGGACACCGTACCAGACCGTACCAACTTACTTTCACCCCTGGTGTAAACATGACATTTATGATATGGGACATAAAGTGTGACACATGGAGCAAATAACCATAAGCACACAGACTATCTACTGAATAAAATGGTGCTTGGTGTTGTGGTGTTAATCAGATAATTGAATTATTTAATGCTTTCTTATTGTTTCATAAAAATAATCTACCAATGCTATTAGACCCATGATTCAGCCTTTTCCACAACGCGTTAATGATACATAATAGAATGTCACTTTGAACTTTATTAATATAATGTAATTTattggaaacaggagacaaagggctgtgagacaaaggcttaaggggcggcaggtaaacaaaggggcggcaggtagctgcAGGTAAacaaaggggcggcaggtagctgcATGTAAACAAAGGGGCCGCAGGTAGCGGCAGGTAAACAAAGGGGCGACAGGTAGCTGCAGGTAAacaaaggggcggcaggtagctgcAGGTAAACAAAGGGGCGTCAGGTAGCGGCAGGTAAACAAAGGGGCGTCAGGTAGCGGCAGGTAAacaaaggggcggcaggtagctgcAGGTAAACAAAGGGGCGGAAGGTAGCGGCAGGTAAacaaaggggcggcaggtagctgcAGGTAAACAAAGGGGCGGAAGGTAGCTGCAGGTAAACAAAGGGGCGGAAGGTAGCGGCAGGTAAACAAAGTGGCGGCAGGTAGCTGCAGGTAAacaaaggggcggcaggtagctgcAGCTAAacaaaggggcggcaggtagcggCAGGTAAacaaaggggcggcaggtagctgcAGGTAAacaaaggggcggcaggtagctgcAGGTAAacaaaggggcggcaggtagctgcAGGTAAacaaaggggcggcaggtagcaaagtggttagatcgttgggccaggaacttaaaggttgctagattgagtccctgagctgacaaggtagaaatctgtcgttctgcccctgaacaaggcaagatggcttgttcctaggccgtcattgtaaataagaattagttcttaactgacttgcctagttaaataaaaatatcctAGACGCATGAAAAGGGGAATGTATGTGGACGGTATGGGTcaacagaagatgaacagcagaatatagatgttgtggtggcagttagaggacgtcctccggaagttgtcacaattactgtgtaagtctatggaagggggtgagaaccatgagcctcccagattttgtattgaagtcagtgtACCCAGAGGACGACGGAAGCTAGCtttcctccggctacaccatggtg
This window encodes:
- the LOC112249047 gene encoding adhesion G-protein coupled receptor G5 isoform X1, which codes for MFPMCLLLLISGTLAMNCSNSDDTFYLNTTTGEISMTINLPNKTITINDKAEEDLKCFWFIESYVECTSMNLTSINLTECQTVQISVVENSTRKLIFNISSSMCEVTKCTGTAITALMREIQDHPSEGPKDLKRVLNMRNMCADLFKNDWTMRMMFIGVERGLIHNMMNISITGEPVYYDLRDLALTVFNLTNLTSVDDKMVKIKAPELLPENNSYIPETWIPIDALQNIPEENRRVGVVTYKSPNQFLFKEELVRTMAIRIELDGGRRLENLITPLKMKFKLLDPIIPVNYSLSCQYFNEYGSISLPDTVFWKTDGCVTKINDSVVECLCNHATPFAVLLIADLSIDGVHWQVLSYISYIGCGLSAFFTAISFLTYVITTNSRVDNANSIHVSLSGALFLLNTSFLLNEWGASLGIRGVCVFIAAAIHYSLLSCFTWMAIEAVHLYLLLVKVFNTYYRHYMAKLSAIGWGLPGIVVGVSLAVKDIKPLYGPTEMTMADTNQTNTICWITDIPFFYSMNLAYFTIIFVLNSGILLTVTTRICQLQRYGSKGKPGKASLAWKDIGTVLGLTCLLGITWGLAFLSYGYVNLPILYLFSIFNSLQGFFIFLWICGTARKDRERAANTKSTSAALNTSTAKPKEEMFPGNNPYQ
- the LOC112249047 gene encoding adhesion G-protein coupled receptor G2 isoform X3, whose amino-acid sequence is MCEVTKCTGTAITALMREIQDHPSEGPKDLKRVLNMRNMCADLFKNDWTMRMMFIGVERGLIHNMMNISITGEPVYYDLRDLALTVFNLTNLTSVDDKMVKIKAPELLPENNSYIPETWIPIDALQNIPEENRRVGVVTYKSPNQFLFKEELVRTMAIRIELDGGRRLENLITPLKMKFKLLDPIIPVNYSLSCQYFNEYGSISLPDTVFWKTDGCVTKINDSVVECLCNHATPFAVLLIADLSIDGVHWQVLSYISYIGCGLSAFFTAISFLTYVITTNSRVDNANSIHVSLSGALFLLNTSFLLNEWGASLGIRGVCVFIAAAIHYSLLSCFTWMAIEAVHLYLLLVKVFNTYYRHYMAKLSAIGWGLPGIVVGVSLAVKDIKPLYGPTEMTMADTNQTNTICWITDIPFFYSMNLAYFTIIFVLNSGILLTVTTRICQLQRYGSKGKPGKASLAWKDIGTVLGLTCLLGITWGLAFLSYGYVNLPILYLFSIFNSLQGFFIFLWICGTARKDRERAANTKSTSAALNTSTAKPKEEMFPGNNPYQ
- the LOC112249049 gene encoding adhesion G-protein coupled receptor G1 isoform X1, coding for MKTSYFILIFICIPATLRTNDNLPNCKDALRDCLRPEVVWTRCYEDRITICILMTRMPIPNFYRWSVNSSNKAEKSTNSGHIVHIPAHVLQRSKRNDSNSTDYVQITMAVLNSSLFKLGPVRGSRSGEVLGQSVLAVRVGDHSVSDLDQPVRITFRNTNVTERGTCVFWKDSENKNGEGDWSSEGCITTLIHGEFVCSCNHLSFFAVLVNSKLSVDPVNVANLGYISYIGSLFSVVFTTVTLVMYTCLRKGHSEQSISIHVQLTGALLFLHLSYLLSEWWVWREADGAEGHVCLAFGLLLHWALLSTFTWLAIEGFHLYMLLVRVFNIYVRKYLLKLSLVGWGIPTATVTACRFLGVYGIHSFYMTGANNGSSTDICWISSATDSPGVVVSYITVSGYLGLVFLFNTAMLGVVVVKLWGQRGEGRMWKDWATVLGLSCVLGVPWGLAFCTYGPLSLPGLYLFSIFNCFQGVFLFLWFLALSRKGRPEHSSVKDSSSQKMMETNFN
- the LOC112249049 gene encoding adhesion G-protein coupled receptor G1 isoform X2; amino-acid sequence: MTRMPIPNFYRWSVNSSNKAEKSTNSGHIVHIPAHVLQRSKRNDSNSTDYVQITMAVLNSSLFKLGPVRGSRSGEVLGQSVLAVRVGDHSVSDLDQPVRITFRNTNVTERGTCVFWKDSENKNGEGDWSSEGCITTLIHGEFVCSCNHLSFFAVLVNSKLSVDPVNVANLGYISYIGSLFSVVFTTVTLVMYTCLRKGHSEQSISIHVQLTGALLFLHLSYLLSEWWVWREADGAEGHVCLAFGLLLHWALLSTFTWLAIEGFHLYMLLVRVFNIYVRKYLLKLSLVGWGIPTATVTACRFLGVYGIHSFYMTGANNGSSTDICWISSATDSPGVVVSYITVSGYLGLVFLFNTAMLGVVVVKLWGQRGEGRMWKDWATVLGLSCVLGVPWGLAFCTYGPLSLPGLYLFSIFNCFQGVFLFLWFLALSRKGRPEHSSVKDSSSQKMMETNFN